The Streptomyces sp. NBC_01244 genome contains a region encoding:
- a CDS encoding ASCH domain-containing protein, which translates to MTAYEDLPPIEFAFPGPLRDRLVAAVLSGAKTTTTGVLADYEAAGDPLPVAGERMVIVDSGGRPVGVLEVTDVRVLRLADVDLRHALDEGEGFTSVAEWRAGHEEFWHGPQMREAVGDPGFTVDDDTPVVAERFRLVSRRP; encoded by the coding sequence ATGACGGCTTACGAAGACCTCCCGCCCATCGAGTTCGCCTTCCCGGGGCCGCTGCGCGACAGGCTGGTGGCGGCCGTCCTGAGCGGTGCCAAGACCACGACCACGGGCGTCCTGGCCGACTACGAGGCAGCGGGGGATCCGCTGCCGGTGGCGGGCGAGCGGATGGTGATCGTGGACTCCGGCGGGCGTCCGGTGGGCGTCCTGGAGGTGACGGACGTACGGGTGCTGCGGCTGGCGGACGTGGACCTGCGGCACGCGCTGGACGAGGGCGAGGGGTTCACGTCAGTGGCCGAATGGCGTGCCGGGCACGAGGAGTTCTGGCACGGCCCGCAGATGCGGGAGGCCGTCGGCGACCCCGGCTTCACGGTCGACGACGACACCCCGGTCGTGGCGGAGCGGTTCCGCCTGGTGAGCCGTCGGCCCTGA
- a CDS encoding FAD-binding dehydrogenase, with protein sequence MTYDADVIVIGAGLAGLVATAELVDAGRKVILLDQEPEQSMGGQAHWSFGGLFFVDSPEQRRMRIKDTRELALQDWSGTAGFDREEDAWPRRWAEAYVDFAAGEKRPWLHAQGVRFFPVVGWAERGGYDANGHGNSVPRFHITWGTGPGLVEPFERRVRAGAARGLVQLKFRHRVTGLSRTAGTLDTVTGEVLAPSDAVRGTASGREATGEFSLRAQAVIVTSGGIGGNHELVRAQWPARLGTPPARLLSGVPAHVDGLMLGIAEGAGASHINKDRMWHYTEGIENWNPIWSKHGIRILPGPSSLWLDATGKRLPVPLFPGFDTLGTLDHIMKTGHDHTWFVLNQRIIGKEFGLSGSEQNPDLTGKSVRGVIDRARQAVPGPVKAFMDNGADFVVEKDLSALVRGMNAITKDGLLDEETVRREIVARDREIANPFTKDLQVTAIHGARKYLGDKLIRTAAPHRILDPAAGPLIAVRLSILTRKSLGGLETDLSSRVLTATGEPLPGLYAAGEAAGFGGGGVHGYRALEGTFLGGCIFSGRAAGRAASAAVS encoded by the coding sequence ATGACGTACGACGCAGACGTGATCGTGATCGGGGCCGGGCTGGCGGGCCTCGTGGCCACCGCCGAGCTCGTCGACGCCGGCCGCAAGGTCATCCTGCTCGACCAGGAGCCGGAGCAGTCCATGGGCGGCCAGGCCCACTGGTCCTTCGGCGGCCTGTTCTTCGTCGACTCGCCCGAGCAGCGCCGCATGCGGATCAAGGACACCCGCGAGCTGGCCCTCCAGGACTGGTCCGGCACCGCAGGCTTCGACCGCGAGGAGGACGCCTGGCCGCGCCGCTGGGCCGAGGCCTACGTGGACTTCGCGGCCGGCGAGAAGCGCCCCTGGCTGCACGCCCAGGGCGTCCGCTTCTTCCCCGTCGTCGGCTGGGCGGAGCGCGGCGGCTACGACGCGAACGGCCACGGCAACTCCGTCCCCCGCTTCCACATCACCTGGGGCACCGGCCCCGGACTGGTGGAGCCCTTCGAACGCCGCGTACGGGCCGGAGCGGCCCGCGGGCTGGTCCAGTTGAAGTTCCGCCACCGGGTCACCGGGCTCTCCCGCACGGCGGGCACCCTCGACACCGTGACCGGCGAGGTCCTGGCCCCCTCCGACGCCGTCCGCGGCACCGCGAGCGGCCGCGAGGCCACCGGGGAGTTCTCGCTGCGCGCCCAGGCCGTGATCGTGACCAGCGGCGGCATCGGCGGCAACCACGAGCTCGTACGGGCCCAGTGGCCGGCCCGCCTCGGCACCCCGCCCGCGCGGCTGCTCTCCGGGGTCCCGGCCCACGTGGACGGCCTGATGCTGGGCATCGCGGAGGGGGCGGGCGCCAGCCACATCAACAAGGACCGGATGTGGCACTACACCGAGGGCATCGAGAACTGGAACCCGATCTGGTCCAAGCACGGCATCCGCATCCTGCCCGGCCCGTCCTCGCTCTGGCTGGACGCCACCGGCAAGCGGCTGCCCGTACCGCTCTTCCCGGGCTTCGACACCCTGGGCACCCTCGACCACATCATGAAGACCGGCCACGACCACACGTGGTTCGTCCTCAACCAGCGCATCATCGGCAAGGAGTTCGGACTCTCCGGGTCCGAGCAGAACCCGGACCTGACGGGCAAGTCGGTCCGCGGGGTCATCGACCGGGCCCGCCAGGCCGTCCCCGGACCCGTGAAGGCCTTCATGGACAACGGCGCCGACTTCGTGGTCGAGAAGGACCTCTCCGCGCTGGTGCGCGGCATGAACGCGATCACCAAGGACGGACTCCTCGACGAGGAGACCGTCCGCCGCGAGATCGTCGCCCGCGACCGGGAGATCGCCAACCCCTTCACCAAGGACCTCCAGGTCACGGCGATCCACGGCGCCCGCAAGTACCTCGGCGACAAACTGATCCGCACCGCCGCCCCGCACCGGATCCTGGACCCCGCGGCCGGCCCGCTGATCGCCGTCCGGCTCTCCATCCTGACCCGCAAGTCCCTGGGCGGCCTGGAGACCGACCTCTCCTCCCGCGTCCTGACCGCCACGGGAGAACCCCTCCCGGGCCTCTACGCGGCGGGCGAGGCGGCCGGCTTCGGCGGCGGCGGGGTCCACGGCTACCGCGCCCTGGAGGGCACCTTCCTCGGCGGCTGCATCTTCTCGGGCCGCGCGGCCGGCCGCGCGGCGTCGGCCGCCGTCTCCTGA
- a CDS encoding NUDIX domain-containing protein, with product MSAADEVLDVVDREDRVTGRAPRGEVYAAGLIHRCVFVLARDGRGRVFTHRRTDSKLVFPSHYDMFVGGVVGAGEGYAAAALREAEEELGVTGLEQPEPLFKFLYEGPGGAWWSHVHEVRCELPVRPQASEVAWHAWLPEEEVARRVADGSWPWVPDGLEAYRRLLEFRGSARSAGGPERQ from the coding sequence ATGAGCGCGGCCGACGAGGTACTGGACGTGGTGGACCGGGAGGACCGGGTGACGGGGCGCGCCCCGCGGGGCGAGGTGTACGCGGCCGGGCTGATCCACCGCTGCGTGTTCGTACTGGCCCGGGACGGGCGGGGGCGGGTCTTCACGCACCGGCGGACGGATTCGAAGCTGGTCTTCCCCTCGCACTACGACATGTTCGTCGGCGGGGTGGTCGGCGCGGGCGAGGGCTACGCCGCCGCGGCCCTGCGGGAGGCGGAGGAGGAGCTGGGGGTGACGGGGCTGGAACAGCCCGAGCCGCTGTTCAAGTTCCTGTACGAGGGTCCGGGCGGGGCCTGGTGGAGCCACGTGCACGAGGTGCGCTGCGAGCTGCCGGTCCGGCCGCAGGCCTCGGAGGTGGCCTGGCACGCGTGGCTCCCGGAGGAGGAGGTGGCGCGGCGGGTCGCGGACGGCTCGTGGCCGTGGGTGCCGGACGGGCTGGAGGCGTACCGCAGGCTGCTGGAGTTCCGCGGTTCGGCTCGGAGCGCCGGTGGGCCGGAGCGCCAGTAG
- a CDS encoding YidH family protein has product MIDFVKDVRLWFAPARVRDEGVTPDYRFSLANERTFLAWIRTALALIGGGFAVDQFLPDLRWAVRVAMAFALLALGAACALRAVNHWVQCERAMRRRGEDLPMSRFPVVLSLGVGLVAVGMVVVILLGWTTGR; this is encoded by the coding sequence GTGATCGACTTCGTCAAGGACGTGCGGCTGTGGTTCGCGCCGGCTCGGGTGAGGGACGAGGGCGTGACCCCCGACTACCGCTTCTCGCTGGCCAACGAGCGGACCTTCCTCGCCTGGATCAGGACCGCGCTGGCCCTGATCGGCGGCGGGTTCGCCGTGGACCAGTTCCTGCCCGACCTGCGGTGGGCGGTGCGCGTGGCGATGGCCTTCGCGCTGCTCGCGCTGGGCGCCGCCTGCGCGCTGCGTGCGGTGAACCACTGGGTGCAGTGCGAGCGGGCCATGCGGCGGCGGGGGGAGGACCTGCCGATGTCCCGGTTCCCGGTGGTGCTGAGCCTGGGGGTGGGGCTGGTCGCGGTGGGGATGGTGGTGGTCATCCTGCTCGGCTGGACGACCGGGCGGTGA
- a CDS encoding DUF202 domain-containing protein has translation MSASADAADPGGTDDRDPGLQPERTRLAWRRTTLSCVVTAVLGLRQALRGPGSPMELVGVAVIVLLWLAFVWVAHRRMRELAAARPAGLASSAAVAATVCTVGLAVFAMAVVI, from the coding sequence GTGAGCGCCTCGGCCGACGCGGCCGACCCCGGGGGGACCGATGACCGCGACCCGGGGCTGCAGCCCGAACGGACCCGGCTCGCGTGGCGGCGTACGACGCTCTCGTGCGTGGTGACGGCCGTACTGGGCCTGCGCCAGGCCCTGCGCGGACCGGGCTCGCCGATGGAGCTGGTGGGGGTGGCGGTCATCGTGCTGCTCTGGCTGGCCTTCGTGTGGGTGGCTCACCGGCGGATGCGGGAGCTGGCGGCCGCGCGCCCCGCCGGGCTCGCATCCAGTGCGGCGGTGGCCGCGACGGTGTGCACGGTGGGTCTCGCGGTCTTCGCGATGGCGGTCGTCATCTGA
- a CDS encoding MBL fold metallo-hydrolase: protein MPVEEPYLLQPAPGVYAYVQPDGGWCLNNAGFVTGGGRTLLVDTAATERRALALRAAVLAAGAPLPRTVVNTHHHGDHTYGNGVFAPEALIVGHHNARSEQLAAGHQLEMIWPATDFGAVDITAPDLTYGDRLTLHVGETEVRVLHPGVAHTTGDSLVWLPEQRIVFTGDLVFAEGTPFLAMGSLAGSLRAMELLRSLGAETVVPGHGPLTDPGAYEATERYLRYVAELAREGRAKGLTPLEAAREADLGEFAAWRESERLVANLHRAYAELAGEPEGVPLDILAVLRDMTVMNGGTPILCHA, encoded by the coding sequence ATGCCCGTCGAAGAGCCGTACCTCCTCCAGCCCGCGCCGGGGGTGTACGCCTACGTGCAGCCGGACGGCGGCTGGTGCCTCAACAACGCCGGCTTCGTGACCGGCGGCGGCCGGACCCTGCTCGTCGACACGGCGGCCACCGAACGGCGGGCGCTGGCCCTGCGTGCGGCGGTGCTGGCCGCCGGGGCGCCGCTCCCCCGCACCGTGGTCAACACCCACCATCACGGCGACCACACCTACGGCAACGGCGTGTTCGCCCCGGAGGCGCTGATCGTGGGGCACCACAACGCACGCTCCGAGCAACTCGCGGCCGGGCACCAGCTGGAGATGATCTGGCCGGCGACCGACTTCGGCGCCGTGGACATCACCGCGCCCGATCTGACCTACGGCGACCGGCTGACGCTGCACGTCGGGGAGACCGAGGTGCGGGTCCTGCACCCGGGTGTCGCGCACACCACGGGCGATTCCCTCGTGTGGCTGCCCGAGCAGCGGATCGTCTTCACCGGCGACCTGGTCTTCGCGGAGGGCACGCCGTTCCTGGCGATGGGCTCGCTGGCCGGTTCGCTGCGGGCGATGGAGCTGCTGCGCTCGCTCGGCGCGGAGACGGTCGTACCGGGACACGGGCCGCTGACGGATCCCGGCGCGTACGAGGCCACCGAGCGCTATCTGCGGTACGTGGCCGAGCTGGCCCGGGAGGGCCGCGCGAAGGGGCTGACCCCGCTGGAGGCCGCCCGGGAGGCCGACCTCGGGGAATTCGCCGCCTGGCGGGAGAGCGAACGGCTGGTGGCCAACCTGCACCGGGCCTACGCGGAACTGGCCGGGGAGCCCGAGGGGGTCCCGCTGGACATCCTCGCGGTGCTGCGGGACATGACGGTGATGAACGGCGGGACCCCGATCCTCTGCCACGCCTGA
- a CDS encoding phosphotransferase family protein: MTSAPGPAPSAAPSGPRGLDLERLRGHLDRARPGLVVGPLTGRLIEGGRSNLTYEVGDGSSRWVVRRPPLGHVLATAHDMRREHRVIAALHGTAVPVPEPLLLCEDDAVLGAPFYVMEYVDGVPYRTAGELAALGPERTRRAVLGLVDTLVDLHAVDPEAVGLGDFGRPEGFLDRQLRRWGKQLAASRGRELSGIDELHGSLGRALPDSPAATVVHGDFRLDNVLIGGGGDRIRAVLDWEMSTLGDPLTDLGLLVMYSSDLGLTDSPVSTTSAAPGHPAPAELIERYAARSGRDASQVSWYTAFAWFKLAVILEGIHYRYTLGQTVGSGFDRIGELVPVFIEHGLTTLRQPHEG; encoded by the coding sequence ATGACCTCAGCCCCGGGCCCGGCCCCCTCCGCAGCCCCCTCCGGCCCGCGAGGCCTCGATCTGGAGCGGCTGCGGGGCCATCTCGACCGGGCGCGGCCGGGCCTCGTGGTCGGGCCACTGACCGGCCGGCTGATCGAAGGCGGCCGCTCGAACCTGACGTACGAGGTGGGCGACGGGAGCTCGCGCTGGGTGGTGCGCCGGCCGCCGCTGGGGCACGTACTGGCCACCGCGCACGACATGCGGCGCGAGCACCGGGTCATCGCGGCCCTGCACGGCACCGCGGTGCCGGTGCCCGAGCCGCTGCTGCTGTGCGAGGACGATGCCGTGCTGGGGGCGCCGTTCTACGTGATGGAGTACGTGGACGGGGTGCCGTACCGGACGGCCGGCGAGCTCGCGGCGCTCGGCCCCGAGCGGACCCGGCGCGCGGTGCTGGGCCTGGTGGACACCCTGGTCGACCTGCACGCGGTGGACCCGGAGGCGGTGGGCCTGGGCGACTTCGGGCGGCCCGAGGGCTTCCTGGACCGCCAGCTGCGCCGCTGGGGCAAGCAGCTCGCGGCCTCCCGGGGGCGGGAGCTCTCCGGGATCGACGAACTGCACGGCTCCCTCGGACGCGCCCTGCCCGACTCCCCCGCGGCCACCGTGGTGCACGGGGACTTCCGGCTGGACAACGTGCTGATCGGCGGCGGCGGCGACCGGATCCGGGCGGTGCTGGACTGGGAGATGTCCACGCTCGGCGATCCGCTGACGGACCTCGGGCTGCTGGTGATGTACAGCTCCGACCTGGGGCTGACCGACTCCCCGGTCAGCACGACCAGCGCGGCCCCCGGCCATCCGGCGCCCGCCGAGCTGATCGAGCGGTACGCGGCCCGCTCCGGCCGGGACGCCTCGCAGGTCTCCTGGTACACGGCCTTCGCCTGGTTCAAGCTCGCGGTGATCCTCGAGGGCATCCACTACCGCTACACGCTCGGGCAGACCGTCGGCTCGGGCTTCGACCGGATCGGCGAGCTGGTCCCGGTCTTCATCGAGCACGGTCTGACCACACTCCGGCAACCGCACGAAGGCTGA
- a CDS encoding acyl-CoA dehydrogenase family protein, with protein sequence MDFAFDARTEELRGRLLAFMDEYVYPAEAVAAEQRARLASPWDTPAVFGELKAEARRQGLWNLFFTNQHSSPDHEYGAGLTNLQYAPLAEITGRSPHLAPTATNCAAPDTGNMELLSQFGNEAQKKQWLEPLLAGEIRSAFAMTEPEVASSDATNIETRIERSASGDEYVITGRKWFISGAMNPDCKIFIVMGKTDPGGADPRRQQSMILVPRDTPGVEIRRAMTVYGYEDHDHGGHAEVVFDGARVPAGNLIGEEGGGFAIAQARLGPGRIHHCMRLIGMAERAIELMCRRAVGRTAFGKELAAQGVVQNWIADARVTVEQLRLLVLKTAWLMDTAGNRGAHTEIQAIKIATPRAVVRILDDAVQLHGAGGVSQDFPLAELWAAARTLRLADGPDEVHQRSLAHRELKRYR encoded by the coding sequence ATGGATTTCGCATTCGACGCCCGCACCGAGGAACTCCGCGGACGGCTCCTCGCGTTCATGGACGAGTACGTCTACCCGGCGGAAGCCGTCGCCGCCGAGCAGCGCGCGCGGCTGGCCTCGCCCTGGGACACCCCGGCCGTGTTCGGTGAACTGAAGGCCGAGGCGCGCCGTCAGGGGCTGTGGAACCTCTTCTTCACGAACCAGCACAGCTCGCCGGACCATGAGTACGGCGCCGGGCTGACCAACCTCCAGTACGCCCCGCTCGCCGAGATCACCGGACGCAGCCCGCACCTGGCGCCGACGGCGACGAACTGCGCGGCTCCGGACACCGGGAACATGGAGCTGCTCTCGCAGTTCGGGAACGAGGCGCAGAAGAAGCAGTGGCTGGAGCCGCTGCTGGCCGGGGAGATCCGGTCCGCGTTCGCGATGACCGAGCCGGAGGTGGCCTCCTCGGACGCCACGAACATCGAGACCCGCATCGAGCGGTCCGCGAGCGGCGACGAGTACGTGATCACGGGCCGCAAGTGGTTCATCTCCGGTGCCATGAACCCGGACTGCAAGATCTTCATCGTCATGGGCAAGACCGACCCCGGGGGCGCCGACCCGCGCCGCCAGCAGTCCATGATCCTGGTGCCCCGGGACACTCCGGGCGTCGAGATCCGGCGCGCGATGACCGTGTACGGGTACGAGGACCACGACCACGGCGGGCACGCCGAGGTCGTCTTCGACGGGGCCCGGGTCCCCGCGGGGAACCTGATCGGCGAGGAGGGCGGCGGGTTCGCCATCGCCCAGGCCCGCCTCGGGCCGGGGCGGATCCACCACTGCATGCGGCTCATCGGCATGGCGGAGCGGGCCATCGAGCTGATGTGCCGGCGCGCGGTGGGACGTACCGCCTTCGGCAAGGAGCTGGCCGCGCAGGGCGTCGTACAGAACTGGATCGCGGACGCCCGGGTCACCGTGGAGCAGCTGCGGCTGCTGGTGCTGAAGACGGCCTGGCTGATGGACACGGCGGGCAACCGGGGCGCGCACACCGAGATCCAGGCGATCAAGATCGCGACCCCGCGGGCGGTGGTGCGGATCCTGGACGACGCGGTGCAGTTGCACGGCGCGGGCGGGGTGAGCCAGGACTTCCCGCTGGCCGAGCTGTGGGCGGCGGCGCGGACGCTGCGGCTGGCGGACGGGCCGGACGAGGTGCACCAGCGCTCGCTCGCGCACCGGGAGCTGAAGCGGTACCGGTAG
- a CDS encoding acetate uptake transporter: MPSSTLAPAAAPHATASPVTASAAPSARVANPGPLGLAAFALTTFVLSLFNSGLISNAALSAVVLPLALFYGGLAQFVAGVMEFRRGNTFGTTAFVSYGAFWMSFAGYVKFVVPTLPADQAHVATGWFLVAWFIFTAYMSIAAMKLDVAHRVLFVSLALTFLFLALGDLAQSTALGHTGGFLGLFTAGVAWYISFAVVAKETWGREVAPLG, translated from the coding sequence ATGCCCAGCTCCACCCTGGCCCCCGCCGCCGCGCCGCACGCCACGGCCTCCCCCGTCACCGCGTCCGCGGCTCCGTCGGCAAGGGTCGCCAATCCCGGCCCGCTCGGCCTGGCGGCGTTCGCCCTCACCACCTTCGTGCTCAGCCTCTTCAACTCGGGGCTGATCTCGAACGCGGCGCTCAGCGCCGTCGTACTGCCGCTGGCGCTGTTCTACGGCGGCCTCGCGCAGTTCGTCGCGGGCGTCATGGAGTTCCGCCGCGGCAACACCTTCGGGACCACGGCGTTCGTCTCGTACGGCGCGTTCTGGATGTCCTTCGCCGGCTACGTGAAGTTCGTCGTCCCGACGCTGCCGGCCGACCAGGCGCACGTGGCGACCGGCTGGTTCCTCGTGGCCTGGTTCATCTTCACGGCGTACATGTCGATCGCCGCCATGAAGCTGGACGTCGCCCACCGCGTGCTGTTCGTCTCGCTGGCGCTGACCTTCCTGTTCCTCGCTCTCGGCGACCTGGCGCAGAGCACGGCGCTGGGCCACACCGGCGGCTTCCTCGGCCTCTTCACCGCGGGCGTCGCCTGGTACATCTCCTTCGCCGTGGTCGCCAAGGAGACCTGGGGCCGCGAGGTCGCACCGCTCGGCTAG
- a CDS encoding TetR/AcrR family transcriptional regulator: MAAKTTTETVGAHEAPVPRRLLAVATRLFAERGYDRTSVQEIVEAAGVTKGALYHYFGSKDDLLHEVYARMLRLQQQRLDAVAGSGAPVEERLRAAAADVVVTTIENLDDAAIFFRSMHQLSPEKFKQVRAERRRYHERFRALVEEGQRTGVFSDATPADLVVDYHFGSVHHLSTWYHEDGPLTPQQVADHLADLLMRALRP; this comes from the coding sequence ATGGCCGCCAAGACCACGACGGAGACCGTCGGGGCGCACGAGGCCCCGGTACCGCGCCGGCTGCTCGCCGTCGCGACCAGGCTGTTCGCCGAGCGGGGCTACGACCGCACCTCGGTCCAGGAGATCGTCGAGGCGGCCGGGGTCACCAAGGGCGCGCTCTACCACTACTTCGGATCCAAGGACGATCTGCTGCACGAGGTGTACGCGCGCATGCTGCGGCTCCAGCAGCAGCGGCTCGACGCGGTGGCCGGTTCCGGCGCACCCGTGGAGGAGCGGCTGCGGGCCGCGGCCGCCGACGTGGTGGTCACCACGATCGAGAACCTGGACGACGCGGCGATCTTCTTCCGCTCCATGCACCAGCTGAGCCCGGAGAAGTTCAAGCAGGTCCGGGCGGAGCGCCGGCGCTACCACGAGCGCTTCCGCGCCCTGGTCGAGGAGGGCCAGCGGACCGGGGTCTTCTCCGACGCCACCCCGGCCGACCTGGTGGTGGACTACCACTTCGGCTCCGTCCACCACCTGTCGACCTGGTACCACGAGGACGGCCCGCTCACCCCGCAGCAGGTGGCCGACCACCTCGCGGACCTGCTGATGCGGGCGCTGCGCCCGTAG
- a CDS encoding AMP-binding protein — protein MTADPVPPASSAPAPQPSRYAAKPWLGLLSPVQRAPITPPPSVLHAFRAAVARAPGHTALAYFDGRLTYAEADALSDSLAGHLASNGTRRGDRVAVMLQNTPHFVLAVLAAWKAGAVVVPLNPMYKSGEVGHILRDSGATALVCEARAWSAYLRGAARETAVRTVLTACDLDFQTRDDVRVLTPGRPEQAADAADLHTVARRGHPAPPDPELTAADTALISYTSGTSGTPKGAMNPHGALTHNAVRQVTGHPLPEGAGYFALAPLFHITGMVCELAACFTNAGTLVLAHRFDAGAVLDAFLEHRPAYAVGPATAFMALAAHPGATSDHFASFQVLSSGGAPLPPALVERLRAAYGFYLRNGYGLTECTAPCASVPVHREAPVDPASGTLSVGVPGADTLVRILDESGAEVPFGETGEIAVRGPQVVPGYWGLPEDTAKAFPDGELRTGDVGFMDPEGWLYVVDRKKDMISASGFKVWPREVEDVLYTHPAVREAAVVGIPDPYRGESVKAYVSLRPGAEADPAELSAYCAERLAAYKYPRRVEILPVLPKTTSGKILRRELRIRDHG, from the coding sequence GTGACCGCGGACCCCGTGCCCCCGGCCTCCTCCGCCCCCGCGCCGCAGCCCTCCCGTTACGCCGCCAAGCCCTGGCTCGGCCTGCTCAGCCCGGTCCAGCGGGCCCCGATCACGCCCCCGCCCAGCGTGCTCCACGCCTTCCGCGCCGCGGTCGCCCGCGCCCCCGGGCACACCGCGCTGGCCTACTTCGACGGCCGCCTGACCTACGCCGAGGCCGACGCGCTCTCCGACTCCCTCGCCGGCCACCTCGCCTCGAACGGCACCCGCCGCGGGGACCGCGTCGCCGTCATGCTCCAGAACACCCCGCACTTCGTGCTGGCCGTCCTGGCCGCCTGGAAGGCCGGGGCGGTCGTGGTCCCGCTCAACCCCATGTACAAGTCCGGCGAGGTCGGCCACATCCTGCGCGACTCCGGGGCCACCGCCCTGGTCTGCGAGGCCCGCGCCTGGTCCGCGTACCTGCGCGGGGCCGCGCGGGAGACCGCCGTACGCACCGTCCTGACCGCCTGCGACCTGGACTTCCAGACCCGCGACGACGTACGGGTCCTCACGCCGGGCCGCCCGGAGCAGGCGGCCGACGCCGCCGACCTGCACACCGTGGCCCGCCGGGGCCACCCCGCCCCGCCCGACCCGGAGCTCACGGCCGCCGACACCGCCCTCATCAGCTACACCTCCGGCACCAGCGGCACGCCCAAGGGCGCCATGAACCCCCACGGCGCGCTCACCCACAACGCCGTGCGCCAGGTCACCGGCCACCCCCTCCCCGAAGGCGCCGGCTACTTCGCGCTCGCCCCGCTCTTCCACATCACCGGCATGGTGTGCGAGCTCGCCGCCTGCTTCACCAACGCCGGCACCCTCGTCCTCGCCCACCGCTTCGACGCCGGAGCCGTCCTCGACGCCTTCCTCGAACACCGCCCCGCCTACGCCGTGGGCCCGGCCACCGCCTTCATGGCGCTCGCCGCCCACCCCGGGGCCACCTCGGACCACTTCGCCTCGTTCCAGGTGCTCTCCTCCGGCGGCGCCCCGCTGCCGCCCGCCCTGGTCGAACGCCTGCGCGCCGCCTACGGCTTCTACCTGCGCAACGGCTACGGCCTCACCGAGTGCACCGCCCCCTGCGCCTCCGTGCCGGTGCACCGCGAAGCCCCCGTGGACCCGGCCTCGGGCACCCTCTCCGTGGGCGTGCCCGGCGCCGACACCCTCGTACGGATCCTCGACGAGAGCGGCGCCGAGGTGCCCTTCGGCGAGACCGGGGAGATAGCCGTACGCGGACCGCAGGTCGTACCCGGCTACTGGGGCCTGCCCGAGGACACCGCCAAGGCCTTCCCGGACGGCGAACTGCGCACCGGAGACGTCGGGTTCATGGATCCCGAGGGCTGGCTCTACGTGGTCGACCGCAAGAAGGACATGATCAGCGCCTCCGGTTTCAAGGTCTGGCCGCGCGAGGTGGAGGACGTGCTCTACACCCACCCCGCCGTGCGCGAGGCGGCCGTCGTCGGCATCCCGGACCCCTACCGCGGGGAGAGCGTGAAGGCCTACGTCAGCCTGCGCCCCGGCGCCGAGGCCGACCCGGCGGAACTGTCCGCGTACTGCGCCGAGCGCCTCGCCGCGTACAAATACCCGCGCCGTGTGGAGATCCTGCCTGTCCTTCCGAAGACGACCAGTGGCAAGATCCTGCGACGGGAACTGCGGATACGTGACCACGGCTGA